The genomic window GTGACGCACAAGTCCATGTTGGCTAGCGACATCCATTGCAAAACCTTTGCCCTCTCGACAAAATCCTTCCCCAACAACCGGCTCTTCTCGCTCTCATCATCGCTGAGACTCACCAAATAGCGCAAAATCGCCAATTGTTCAGTGAGCTTGAACCCATCTGGCCCCACGAAACAGGGCACCAACTTCAAGGGGAACAACCTGGCCCATTCTTCCTCGTTCTTCTCCGGTTCCAACACCTTCACGTCCAACTTCAAGCTCTTCACCAAAGCCCGGGGCAACCACGTTCTAATGCGGAAATTTGCATATAGTGTTCCTTGGGACATATTTCCTTCCTTTACATAAAACGATCACTACTCTGTGTGTCGCACACTAGACaccaacaaaacaaaacaaagcaAAACTCAGTGCCTGCCTGCCTGACTGCCTGCAGTTCCTTAGTTGCTCGAGAATGCTTCCCTTTTGTTTCAGATTCCgtcttctttccttttcgaaCCCTTTATATAGGAAAAATGTGAAACATTTTTGGAACAGCAAGCTAGAGAGACTTTTGACACAACCTCAAGAAGTGAATGTGGTTTTGCAAAAAATAGAGGAGGGTATATAAGGCGAGAGGGAAGTATAGTAGAGGAGATATACAACAATTTACTAGGATCGCACTTTTAAGCGGTGTTTTGGTAGAGTTTGGGCAAAAGTTAGGCGGTTTAGGACAACGTTTTACGTATTGTTTACGTTTTTTTATAGAAGGAATACGGCAAgagcaacaacaacaacaagagtAACAAGAGCAACAAGATGGGCGAGCATATACCGTCGCCACCTGCTATTGAGGTGAGTGACTCGCAGTATCAGAAGATTGGGTTGCAGTGCATTTCGCCTGGGATCGCGACGTCGAGTTTGGATACGGAACGGCTGCAGACTTTCAACAAGTCGAAGTACATCGCgttgcagcagcagaaacaGATCAGAAGGATGAACCTGGACTCGCTGGGGGAGTCTGGAACGCAGGAGGGGCAGGAGAACCACGAGAAAGAGGATGAAGACGGCGAACAAGACCACGAGAAAGAGGACGATGATGACGGTGACGAAGACCGCGACCGCGAAAAAGAAGACGGTCCGGATCAAGAACATGTTTCCACGCCGGATACATCCACCTCTCTCTCTATGAACGCTTCTTCGTCCAAGTCGCTTAGGAGAAACAATATTCCGAAACCACTATCGCTAAAATCACAGGGTAGTGGGGCTGGGTCtgcttcagcttcagcttctGCCTCAGCGTCCGGGTCTGGGCCATATCCCAATATCAGATCGGCTCCTCCCATGGTAACAAAACATACGATTCCAGCACTGGGGCCCCACTCGTCCCACCAGGGTTCAATTAATACTGCCTCCGGATACAGAATCGCGAAACCAAGAGTCATATATAGGGGAAGATCCACGAACAGAGGGTATCCGCTGCTACCCCCAGGGTCTCTGGGGGCGCCTCTACCGATGTTCCAAACGTCGTCCCCAATTGCAGCTCGCGCAATGGCTACACCTGCATCTCTAAGATCCCACGCCCAGGGTCCAGGCCCTAGGCAAGCACCAATGACAGCATACCCGGGAGGATACCCACAAACCCAGCGCAGTTTCGAGCAGTTCATGGCAAACCCCGTCAGAGCCTCCAATTCCGTCACAAGAGACGTCTTCAAAGACGAAACAACGCGCATCGCCCCACTCAGCGTGCAGCCAAAGTCaacaaaaagagaattcTTCGACGCTATCGAGATCGAGGACCACAGCAACAACGTCGTCATAGAGGGCGACATACGGCTGATGGGAGAGAACTTCCAGTTCCAGTTCGATTCCATCGACCCCAGCATGGACAAGAAGATGTTTCTGAGCATCTGCTCCAAGATATGGACCGATGTCGTTAGTCGGAACTAGGCTGGGCCTGATCACGGTGTGTATGTAGATTATGTACATCTTTAACATGGGGGCGTTGGtaacaataaaatatagtACAATATGATGTAATGCACACTACCCATGGGCCCTTGGACTCTTGGAGTCCCTGGGCTATGGGCCATGGGTCATGGCCCATGGCCCATCGCCTTTCTTTGGTCACGGCCAAAGAAGATAGTTTAAACGCATTACGTCACTAATTTATAATCACGTGATCGCAATCATATCTGGATACCGTGACAACACAGGAAGAAGACACGCATTACCCGGCCATtctaatatatacaaaaatcTTGTAAtagccaaagccaaagccaaaacCAAAGTCTGATCTAGTGAAGTCTATCGGACTCACGTGATCACGGAAAATCGGCGCCGAAattcatatttttgttaCCCGTCTTTCCCCTTCTCCATGAAAATATAAAGGCAAAGCTCGCATCGCGTACATTGCACTGTATAAATTctataatatacatatatatatatatatatatatatatataaggtTTATATAGGATATGTATGAGTCGATGAGATTTGGCAAGTAAATTTATCTCAGTTTGTGCATTTACTAGTGGTATACCTAGTATTTGGAATTCCCCAGTAGAACAATTGGATCAGACAGTGGCTGAATCTCGTTTTCACGGTGACGTTATTTGATAGTTTGGCAAAGTCGTTTGCCCAAGTTTTCGGTAAAACTCGCAGATCTGGCTTAGAAAGTGtaaagcagcagcaacagcaagcAAAGGACCATATCAATCGAGAAATTATAAAACCAGTAACAATGCGTGCTTCTACAGTTAAATTGGCTAAAGCTGCACAATATGTGCCCACGATCAAGTTTGTCGGAGGTCGTCATCCGGTTGTTGCGCATTCTGCATCCGAGGCCGGACTTCATCCATGCACAGTGGACTCATTGAGGCCTGGTGCACCAGGGTGTTCTTCTGTGGACGAAGTCATGAAGAAATGGCTTCCTTTCAAGGTGGTGCCCTACGTGAACCCCAAGAAGAGCGCTGCTAGCTCCGGTTCTGCGTCTTCGAAGTATATCTTTAAGAACAGACCATTGGAGGAAAATGAGGTTGCTTCCATATCACAGCTTCCTGCTAGGTTTAAGCTGAGACCATTGGAGGAATCAGAAATTGAGATTATCAACGGTGGTGGTGTATGAACTGGGTCTCTTCTGCTCCGCCAATACGATCTCTTTCAACATGGTTCTTTCCCTCATTAAGGGGTAgtccatttttttttttacccAACTTCACATATTCTTTCTACTGCTTCGAAATTCATGTGTTTAGAGCTATTGATCCTCTTCgtatattcttcttctattctctattttttttttatctctCGATTATGAATGTTTAGGCTACCTTTATTTATGATTAATATACTACACAACCTTTACTAGATTTTTACTCTTACAACACAAAACCACTCACAATGTTAGCGTGAACCCCGGCACGGCAATCGAAAAATCGATGTTAAACTTGTTTAGCTCCGATTTTTGGTACAGGTTTCTCAACTGTCGTAAAACTTTAGTCCGGGGATCTTCGTCCGTAAAACCGTCCTTTATGTGTGTTAAGATAACGTGCAATTCGAACTCCGAGGGGTCCATGCTGTCGCCAGCGCCATACAACTGAACCAATCGCAATAACTCCCAGATAATAAATCGTGGCGACATATGTCCGTACAATTTCTCCGTCTCCACTTCCTCCGGATTAGAACACTCTATAACTATCGCCTTTAAATTCCTGATAGGAACGTTTTTGGACAAGTGTTCCCATATTTTCATCAATGAGTCTGATTTAGATACTTCATCGGACTCTGTATCCCCAAATATGAGAATATGATCGTTCGTGGTGCAATCCCGGAAAAGGTATGCTGTGCTGAACACAGGATCCGTATTCCTGACGGAATACCCGTGCCTCAACGTGAATGGAATGCATTCTATATCTTTTATCGTGCTGAGCTTCATCGCTTTGAAACAATCCAACGACTTTAACCTGATGGCTCTATCCGCAGTGAAATCAGGCCATATTTTGTCGTTAAATAAGTTTTCTCTGATTGCTGTTACTGTCTGTTCCGTACCGTATATTTTCTTATAGCAGCCTGGCCTCTCATATATTGCCGGAGAATTAAGAATGAGCCCAACCAAGTGGTCAAGATGTGGATGTGTGATAAAATACTCAGTAATTTCCCCGTATATTTCGTACGCTCTTTCTATTACATTGCTGCCCCTATTGTCGGT from Kluyveromyces marxianus DMKU3-1042 DNA, complete genome, chromosome 6 includes these protein-coding regions:
- the DIG1 gene encoding Dig1p, whose product is MGEHIPSPPAIEVSDSQYQKIGLQCISPGIATSSLDTERLQTFNKSKYIALQQQKQIRRMNLDSLGESGTQEGQENHEKEDEDGEQDHEKEDDDDGDEDRDREKEDGPDQEHVSTPDTSTSLSMNASSSKSLRRNNIPKPLSLKSQGSGAGSASASASASASGSGPYPNIRSAPPMVTKHTIPALGPHSSHQGSINTASGYRIAKPRVIYRGRSTNRGYPLLPPGSLGAPLPMFQTSSPIAARAMATPASLRSHAQGPGPRQAPMTAYPGGYPQTQRSFEQFMANPVRASNSVTRDVFKDETTRIAPLSVQPKSTKREFFDAIEIEDHSNNVVIEGDIRLMGENFQFQFDSIDPSMDKKMFLSICSKIWTDVVSRN
- the KGD4 gene encoding alpha-ketoglutarate dehydrogenase subunit KGD4: MRASTVKLAKAAQYVPTIKFVGGRHPVVAHSASEAGLHPCTVDSLRPGAPGCSSVDEVMKKWLPFKVVPYVNPKKSAASSGSASSKYIFKNRPLEENEVASISQLPARFKLRPLEESEIEIINGGGV
- the PDE1 gene encoding 3',5'-cyclic-nucleotide phosphodiesterase PDE1; the encoded protein is MFSNESGSFELTFLGCAGGPLNDHTQSFLLKQAGCDAPGYICIDAGSGLSEIADMIYNTGESGSGVVKSLYRNRTEDVSTLVAPGISCKSGFGTLSKRFAEKTDNRGSNVIERAYEIYGEITEYFITHPHLDHLVGLILNSPAIYERPGCYKKIYGTEQTVTAIRENLFNDKIWPDFTADRAIRLKSLDCFKAMKLSTIKDIECIPFTLRHGYSVRNTDPVFSTAYLFRDCTTNDHILIFGDTESDEVSKSDSLMKIWEHLSKNVPIRNLKAIVIECSNPEEVETEKLYGHMSPRFIIWELLRLVQLYGAGDSMDPSEFELHVILTHIKDGFTDEDPRTKVLRQLRNLYQKSELNKFNIDFSIAVPGFTLTL